One Nostoc sp. UHCC 0302 DNA window includes the following coding sequences:
- a CDS encoding MOSC domain-containing protein: protein MKLISVNVGLPHEVAWKGKTVSTGIFKEPVSDRVMVRSLNLDGDKQADLTVHGGADKAVYVYPFEHYDYWRGELPDTELPLGIFGENFTTTGLREEEVNIGDRFYIGTVKLMVTQPRLPCYKLGIRFGRPDIIKQFLASRRTGFYFRVLQEGEVGAGDTLELVSRDSNNITVANITQLYTREQNNPELLQQAAQLEALPESWRDYFQERIALS, encoded by the coding sequence ATGAAACTCATCTCTGTAAACGTCGGACTGCCGCATGAAGTGGCCTGGAAAGGGAAAACAGTTAGCACTGGAATTTTTAAAGAACCAGTTAGCGATCGCGTCATGGTGCGATCGCTCAATTTAGATGGTGATAAACAAGCCGATCTCACCGTTCATGGAGGAGCAGACAAAGCAGTTTATGTCTATCCCTTCGAGCATTACGATTACTGGCGAGGTGAATTGCCTGACACAGAGCTACCGCTAGGCATCTTTGGTGAAAATTTTACCACCACTGGACTCAGAGAAGAGGAAGTGAACATTGGCGATCGCTTTTATATCGGCACTGTAAAACTGATGGTCACACAACCTCGCTTACCCTGTTACAAACTGGGGATTCGGTTTGGACGACCTGATATCATTAAACAATTTCTTGCAAGTCGTAGAACCGGATTTTACTTTCGTGTTTTGCAAGAGGGCGAAGTCGGAGCCGGAGACACTTTAGAGTTGGTGAGCCGGGATAGCAACAATATTACTGTTGCTAATATCACTCAGCTTTATACTCGTGAGCAGAACAATCCAGAGTTACTTCAGCAAGCTGCTCAACTTGAAGCCTTACCCGAAAGCTGGCGCGACTACTTTCAGGAGCGAATTGCACTAAGTTAA
- a CDS encoding DUF302 domain-containing protein, producing the protein MPATIDRFAAILQAKGITIFARIDQQAEAEKVGLSLSPTQLLLFGNPKAGTPLMVAEPTIALDLPLKVLAWEATDGKVWVSYNDPNYLKQRFSLSDELVKNIAIIAPLIHQVLL; encoded by the coding sequence GTGCCCGCAACCATTGATCGCTTTGCAGCCATCCTTCAAGCAAAAGGTATCACCATTTTTGCCCGCATCGATCAACAGGCTGAAGCCGAAAAAGTCGGACTTAGCCTATCTCCGACACAATTATTGCTGTTTGGCAACCCGAAAGCCGGAACTCCCCTCATGGTTGCAGAACCAACGATCGCTCTGGATTTACCTCTAAAAGTGCTGGCATGGGAAGCGACTGACGGCAAGGTGTGGGTGAGTTACAACGATCCCAATTACTTAAAACAGCGCTTTTCTCTCTCCGATGAGTTGGTGAAGAACATCGCTATCATTGCACCTTTAATCCATCAAGTACTTCTTTAA
- a CDS encoding DUF6130 family protein has protein sequence MTLRRFTFKWIVIKTTLRYLPAMNSRTPSARDIIGPSPLIAIENEAPPKLIVDPPLPEPLAQGRVFIQYRTENLRVLPVFGKGALKVSPRIGHIHITVDDAPWHFVDASGETIILVGLEPGAHKVLIELADPMHKVITSETVEFTLPDPKKSS, from the coding sequence ATGACTCTGCGCCGCTTCACCTTCAAATGGATCGTTATAAAAACTACTCTCAGGTACTTACCTGCTATGAACAGCCGCACACCGAGCGCTAGGGACATTATTGGCCCGTCACCGTTGATTGCGATTGAAAACGAAGCACCACCCAAGCTGATTGTCGATCCACCGCTTCCCGAACCACTAGCCCAGGGTCGCGTCTTTATCCAGTACCGGACGGAGAATTTGCGTGTGTTGCCAGTGTTTGGCAAAGGTGCCCTCAAAGTATCTCCGCGCATCGGTCATATCCACATCACCGTTGACGATGCACCGTGGCACTTTGTCGATGCCAGTGGGGAAACGATCATCCTGGTCGGACTGGAACCTGGCGCGCACAAAGTACTGATTGAACTAGCTGACCCTATGCACAAAGTAATCACTAGCGAAACTGTGGAGTTCACCCTGCCCGATCCGAAGAAATCATCATGA
- a CDS encoding alpha/beta hydrolase, which translates to MVAQANSQAAKILEVADDPRLSKGTKEFLKVLNSGGVALEKLTPLEARQVLVDAQASVPVDLSGIEESQKTITAEGYSITLDIVRPLGVKGTLPVFIFIHGGGWVLGDYPTHKRMVRDLVVLSGFAGVFVNYTRTPDAQYPQAINEIYAATKWVAEHGEEIGVDGKNLAVVGNSVGGNMTTVTALKAKEKGGPHIKLQILMWPIVDADFETNSYHEFGDRRFLTIPTMKWMYDMYIADPEKRKDIYASPLQATVEQLKGLPPALIVVAESDILHDEGTAYGRKLDEAGVEVTTVQYNGMIHDFGLLNGLAELPETRSLFVQAAAQLKKYLQ; encoded by the coding sequence ATGGTTGCTCAAGCAAACTCGCAAGCAGCAAAAATTCTGGAAGTTGCCGACGATCCACGTCTTTCCAAAGGAACGAAGGAATTTTTGAAAGTGCTAAATTCAGGGGGTGTGGCGCTGGAGAAACTCACTCCACTCGAAGCACGTCAAGTCCTTGTAGATGCACAGGCTTCTGTTCCAGTAGACCTTTCAGGCATTGAAGAGTCCCAAAAGACGATTACTGCTGAGGGTTATTCAATTACCCTTGATATTGTACGACCATTAGGGGTCAAAGGCACATTGCCTGTTTTCATCTTTATTCATGGTGGTGGTTGGGTGCTGGGTGATTACCCAACACACAAGCGCATGGTTCGCGATCTGGTTGTGCTTTCAGGGTTTGCAGGTGTTTTTGTCAACTACACTCGTACGCCAGATGCTCAATACCCACAGGCAATCAATGAGATTTATGCTGCAACCAAATGGGTTGCCGAGCATGGTGAGGAGATTGGGGTGGATGGCAAGAATTTGGCAGTCGTTGGCAACAGCGTCGGCGGTAACATGACAACTGTCACTGCTTTGAAGGCGAAAGAAAAAGGAGGGCCACACATCAAGCTGCAAATCCTGATGTGGCCCATTGTAGATGCGGATTTTGAAACGAATTCTTATCACGAATTTGGCGATCGGCGTTTTCTGACTATACCAACGATGAAGTGGATGTATGATATGTACATTGCTGACCCAGAAAAGCGCAAAGACATCTATGCTTCTCCCCTACAGGCGACGGTTGAGCAACTCAAAGGCTTGCCTCCGGCGTTAATTGTGGTTGCAGAGAGCGATATCTTGCATGACGAGGGCACAGCCTATGGACGTAAGCTTGATGAAGCTGGGGTCGAGGTAACAACTGTGCAGTACAACGGTATGATTCATGACTTCGGACTACTGAATGGTTTAGCAGAGTTGCCCGAAACCCGTTCTCTGTTTGTTCAAGCTGCTGCCCAATTGAAGAAATATCTGCAATAG
- a CDS encoding alpha/beta hydrolase, giving the protein MTTYRTVSINGLDIFYREAGSRDHPTILLLHGFPTSSHMFRNLIPALADQFHLIAPDYPGFGYSSMPTVDDFDYTFDRLAEVMAGFVDAIGLKRYSLYLMDYGAPIGYRLAVQNPEQIETLIVQNGNAYEEGLGDFWKPMRAFWQNKTPENSDRVRQALASKGAKWYYITGARNLENISPDTWTLDQALLDRPGNIDIQLALKYDYQSNVRLYPQWQAYLRQYQPPTLIVWGKNDQGFLVEGAYAYKRDLKNLEFHLFDTGHFALEEDGDAIADHIQRFLTTHLVENTKLTSNNK; this is encoded by the coding sequence ATGACCACTTATCGCACAGTATCGATCAATGGTTTAGATATCTTTTATCGTGAAGCTGGTTCTCGCGATCATCCGACGATTCTGCTACTGCACGGCTTTCCCACCTCGTCCCATATGTTCCGCAATCTAATCCCGGCATTGGCAGATCAATTCCATCTGATTGCACCTGATTATCCTGGTTTTGGCTATAGTTCCATGCCAACGGTGGATGACTTTGATTACACCTTTGATCGCCTTGCCGAAGTGATGGCAGGCTTTGTCGATGCGATCGGATTGAAACGCTATAGCCTTTATTTAATGGATTATGGCGCTCCGATTGGCTATCGATTGGCAGTACAGAATCCAGAGCAGATTGAGACGCTGATTGTGCAAAATGGCAATGCCTACGAGGAAGGACTTGGTGATTTCTGGAAGCCCATGCGCGCTTTTTGGCAGAATAAGACACCCGAAAATAGCGATCGCGTACGACAGGCTCTGGCAAGCAAGGGCGCAAAATGGTATTACATCACTGGAGCTAGGAATCTAGAAAACATCAGTCCCGATACCTGGACTCTGGATCAGGCACTCCTTGATCGCCCTGGCAATATAGATATTCAATTGGCATTAAAATACGACTACCAGTCCAATGTGCGGTTATATCCACAATGGCAAGCTTACTTGCGCCAATATCAACCACCAACGCTAATTGTATGGGGCAAAAATGACCAGGGCTTTTTAGTCGAGGGAGCTTATGCCTACAAACGCGACTTAAAAAACCTGGAGTTTCATTTGTTTGATACGGGACACTTTGCTCTGGAAGAAGATGGGGATGCGATCGCAGACCATATTCAACGGTTTCTGACCACTCACCTTGTAGAGAACACCAAGCTAACCAGTAATAACAAATAG
- a CDS encoding WD40 repeat domain-containing protein — translation MRSKQITWKSSAALAISTLTILLGSSSCASLLSSFGNASVATISVATIQPLRSVQGNSTWVYAIAISPDGRFLASGSYDKKVKIWDLPSNTLLYTLKGHGDAVVSLAISPDSKLLASGSWDNRIKLWNLETGQLLRTLDGHTDDVEAVAISPNGKWLASGSADTTIRIWNVQTGVQVHQLSDGKWVRTVAFSPDGQTLASGNEGGTVKIWRLTDDAVVKTLNAHSQAVRSVTFSPDGRTLASGSADRTVKLWQMPTGKLLHSLIGHDGVVWSVAFSPDGKRLASGSNDSTIKLWGLPEGKLLENLIGHERGVRSVVFSPHGNIIASSSADKTIKFWSLPKE, via the coding sequence ATGAGATCGAAACAAATTACCTGGAAATCTTCAGCAGCATTAGCAATCAGCACCCTAACGATCTTGCTTGGTAGTAGCAGTTGTGCTAGCCTATTGTCTTCCTTCGGAAACGCTAGTGTTGCTACTATCTCTGTTGCAACCATTCAACCCTTACGTTCTGTCCAAGGAAATTCAACTTGGGTTTACGCGATCGCAATCAGCCCTGATGGACGCTTCCTCGCCAGTGGCAGTTACGATAAAAAAGTTAAAATTTGGGATCTGCCTAGTAACACCTTACTCTATACTTTAAAAGGACACGGCGATGCAGTGGTAAGCCTTGCCATCAGTCCAGATAGCAAGCTGCTCGCTAGTGGCAGTTGGGATAACCGGATTAAACTCTGGAATTTAGAGACGGGACAACTGCTTCGTACCCTAGATGGACATACAGATGATGTAGAAGCTGTTGCCATCAGCCCCAACGGAAAATGGTTAGCCAGTGGTAGTGCTGACACAACCATCCGCATCTGGAACGTGCAGACTGGCGTACAAGTTCATCAGTTATCGGATGGAAAATGGGTAAGAACTGTTGCTTTTAGTCCGGATGGGCAGACCTTAGCTAGTGGCAATGAGGGTGGTACAGTCAAAATTTGGCGGCTCACGGATGATGCTGTTGTAAAAACCTTGAATGCTCATTCACAAGCCGTGCGCTCAGTGACTTTTAGCCCTGATGGACGCACTTTAGCGAGTGGCAGTGCTGATAGGACAGTCAAACTCTGGCAAATGCCCACTGGTAAATTGTTGCACTCCCTAATTGGACATGATGGAGTTGTGTGGTCAGTGGCTTTCAGTCCCGATGGCAAGAGATTAGCTAGTGGTAGCAATGATAGCACTATCAAGTTATGGGGGTTGCCTGAAGGCAAACTCTTGGAGAATTTGATCGGGCATGAGCGAGGCGTGCGGTCAGTAGTTTTCAGTCCGCACGGAAACATAATAGCCAGCAGCAGTGCCGACAAAACTATCAAATTCTGGTCTCTTCCTAAAGAGTGA
- a CDS encoding ferric reductase-like transmembrane domain-containing protein, translating to MAAIDTAPLENSLGFLALGAYILTLMPTNLRIIFPQTKQANLPKWLLKYRRLIGILAFCLALLHGFLLVKKRDLDFLDPNTYWIYIQGVSTFIIFTLLAITSNDWSVKRLKKNWKRLHTLAYLAMFLLTWHVWDKMLEHWSYLTPIGLVGIVTTTLLFLMRCWIEHRNKQQKAKGKVFSSQIPEKITL from the coding sequence ATGGCAGCAATCGATACAGCACCGTTAGAAAACAGCCTGGGATTTCTAGCTTTAGGAGCTTATATTCTCACCTTAATGCCCACGAATCTCAGAATCATTTTTCCTCAAACTAAACAAGCGAACCTTCCTAAATGGCTGTTAAAATATCGACGACTTATCGGTATTCTGGCTTTCTGCTTGGCTTTGCTTCACGGTTTCCTCTTAGTGAAAAAGAGAGACCTTGATTTTTTAGATCCCAATACCTATTGGATTTATATCCAAGGTGTATCTACCTTCATAATTTTTACCCTATTGGCAATTACCTCTAATGACTGGAGTGTCAAAAGGCTGAAAAAAAATTGGAAGCGATTACATACCCTGGCTTACTTAGCTATGTTCCTGCTCACTTGGCACGTTTGGGACAAAATGTTAGAGCATTGGAGCTATTTAACCCCGATTGGGCTAGTAGGGATTGTCACGACAACCCTTTTATTTCTGATGCGATGCTGGATTGAACATCGGAATAAACAACAAAAAGCGAAAGGAAAAGTGTTCTCATCTCAAATTCCAGAAAAAATTACTCTATAG
- a CDS encoding alpha/beta hydrolase — MTTYRTVSIDGLDIFYREAGSRNNPTILLLHGFPTSSHMFRNLIPALADKFHLIAPDYPGYGNSSMPTVNEFEYTFDRLAEIVEKFIAAIELKKYSLYVMDYGAPIGYRIAAKYPERVQSLIVQNGNAYEEGLREFWEPIKAYWQERSPENAQKLKYLFTLEATKWQYTNGVHNLEAISPDTWTVDQHFLDRPGNEEIQLALFYSYGSNPPLYPQWQEYFRQYQPPTLIVWGKNDYIFPADGAYPYQRDLKDVEFHLFDTGHFALEEDGDAIANYIDQFLTSRLQSVLT, encoded by the coding sequence ATGACGACATATCGCACAGTTTCAATCGATGGTTTAGATATCTTCTACCGTGAAGCTGGTTCTCGTAATAATCCGACGATTCTGTTATTGCACGGCTTTCCAACTTCCTCTCATATGTTCCGCAATCTCATACCTGCCCTCGCTGATAAATTCCATCTCATTGCTCCTGACTACCCTGGCTACGGCAACAGTTCGATGCCAACTGTAAATGAATTTGAATACACGTTTGATCGCTTGGCTGAGATTGTGGAAAAATTTATTGCTGCGATCGAGCTCAAAAAGTACAGCCTTTATGTGATGGATTATGGTGCACCGATTGGCTATCGGATTGCTGCTAAATATCCAGAGCGCGTGCAATCTCTGATTGTTCAAAATGGCAATGCTTACGAGGAAGGTCTACGCGAATTCTGGGAGCCGATTAAGGCATACTGGCAAGAGCGATCACCTGAAAATGCCCAAAAGCTCAAATACCTTTTCACTCTAGAAGCAACGAAGTGGCAATATACCAATGGTGTTCATAATTTAGAAGCAATTAGTCCCGATACCTGGACGGTGGATCAACATTTCCTCGACCGTCCCGGAAACGAAGAGATTCAACTGGCGCTGTTTTATAGCTATGGCAGCAATCCACCGCTCTATCCCCAATGGCAGGAGTATTTCCGCCAGTATCAACCTCCTACCCTGATTGTTTGGGGCAAGAACGACTACATCTTTCCTGCTGACGGTGCTTATCCCTACCAGCGTGACTTGAAAGACGTTGAGTTCCATCTATTCGATACCGGACATTTTGCCCTGGAAGAAGATGGGGATGCGATCGCAAACTATATCGATCAATTTCTCACATCACGACTGCAATCCGTTCTCACCTGA
- a CDS encoding MOSC domain-containing protein: MKLISVNVGLPREVTWKGKPVRTGIFKEPINSRVMVRELNLDGDRQADLTVHGGVDKAVYVYPFEHYDYWRDELPDTELTPGIFGENFTVTGFQEEEINIGDRFKIGSAELMVTQPRLPCYKLGIRFGRSDMVKRFLASRRTGFYFRVLQEGEVGVGDTLELMSRDTNNITVANIIQLYVRERNNPELLHRAAQLEALPESWRDYFQEQIRRQDVR, translated from the coding sequence ATGAAGCTGATCTCTGTTAATGTCGGCCTGCCGCGTGAAGTGACCTGGAAAGGAAAACCCGTCCGCACTGGAATTTTCAAAGAGCCAATCAATTCGAGAGTGATGGTGCGTGAACTCAATTTAGATGGCGATCGCCAAGCTGATCTCACCGTTCATGGCGGAGTAGATAAAGCCGTCTATGTTTATCCTTTTGAGCATTACGACTACTGGCGAGATGAATTGCCTGACACAGAGTTAACGCCAGGAATCTTTGGTGAAAATTTCACAGTTACAGGATTTCAAGAAGAGGAAATTAACATTGGCGATCGCTTCAAAATTGGCAGTGCTGAATTAATGGTGACTCAACCGCGCTTACCCTGCTACAAACTAGGGATTCGCTTTGGGCGATCGGATATGGTGAAACGATTTCTCGCCAGTCGTCGCACCGGATTTTACTTTCGGGTTTTGCAAGAGGGCGAAGTTGGAGTCGGAGACACTTTAGAGTTGATGAGTCGAGATACCAACAACATTACTGTTGCTAATATCATTCAGCTTTATGTTCGTGAGCGAAACAATCCAGAGTTACTGCATCGTGCTGCTCAACTTGAAGCCTTACCTGAAAGCTGGCGGGACTACTTTCAAGAGCAAATCCGTCGTCAGGATGTGAGATAG
- a CDS encoding glucose 1-dehydrogenase produces MKKLEGKIALVTGGNSGIGLATAKQFVAEGAYVYITGRRQVELDAAVEAIGKNVTAVQSDVSNLADLDRLFATIKQEQGHLDIIFANAGGGQIAPLGAITEEHFDKTFNINVKGLLFTVQKALPLLPEGASIILNASTASIKGTPAFSVYSATKAAVRSFARNWILDLRERKIRVNAISPGVVPTPGYDHLGLNDQQLQEFVDSQASTIPLGRVGRPDEIAKAVVFLASDDSSFVNGIELFVDGGMAQI; encoded by the coding sequence ATGAAAAAACTAGAAGGAAAAATCGCCCTTGTCACGGGTGGCAACAGTGGTATCGGTCTTGCCACAGCCAAACAGTTTGTTGCTGAAGGTGCCTATGTCTACATCACAGGTCGTCGCCAAGTCGAACTGGATGCTGCGGTGGAAGCCATTGGTAAAAATGTTACAGCTGTACAGAGCGATGTTTCTAATCTGGCAGACCTTGATCGTCTGTTTGCCACCATTAAGCAAGAGCAAGGACACCTCGATATCATCTTCGCTAATGCTGGCGGTGGACAAATTGCCCCACTTGGAGCAATCACTGAGGAACACTTTGACAAAACATTCAACATAAACGTCAAAGGTTTGCTGTTCACTGTACAAAAGGCGCTGCCACTGTTACCAGAGGGCGCTTCTATTATCCTGAATGCTTCGACTGCTTCTATAAAAGGTACGCCAGCTTTCAGTGTTTACAGCGCCACCAAAGCCGCCGTGAGATCATTTGCTCGGAATTGGATACTCGACCTCAGAGAACGCAAGATCCGAGTGAATGCCATTAGCCCTGGTGTGGTTCCGACTCCTGGTTACGATCATCTGGGACTGAATGACCAGCAGTTGCAAGAATTCGTGGACAGCCAAGCTAGCACCATCCCACTGGGACGAGTCGGCAGACCCGATGAGATTGCCAAAGCCGTTGTCTTTCTTGCTTCAGATGACAGTAGCTTCGTGAACGGCATTGAGTTGTTTGTCGATGGCGGTATGGCACAGATTTGA
- a CDS encoding SgcJ/EcaC family oxidoreductase yields MNSQTAQTTTTADESAIRAFPHQMIDAWNRGSGEGFAAPFSETADFITFEGTHLKGRKEIAAFHQQAFDTVVKGTRLEGEVDFVRFVNSQLALMLVVIRIILPGQTETSASRDSLPLYVVTKGDEGWQIEGLLNTRKLTLERQFFLDDFDSLSAEAQRQVTDLVAGLKQRH; encoded by the coding sequence ATGAATTCACAAACAGCTCAAACCACCACTACTGCTGACGAGTCGGCAATCCGTGCTTTCCCTCACCAGATGATTGATGCTTGGAATCGAGGTAGCGGCGAAGGCTTCGCTGCCCCATTCAGCGAAACTGCCGATTTCATCACGTTCGAGGGCACGCATCTCAAGGGTCGAAAAGAAATCGCTGCATTTCATCAGCAAGCGTTCGACACAGTTGTCAAAGGAACACGCCTGGAGGGTGAGGTGGATTTTGTCCGCTTCGTGAACTCGCAACTCGCGCTCATGCTTGTAGTTATCAGGATAATACTGCCCGGACAAACCGAAACTTCAGCGTCACGAGATTCGCTGCCACTATACGTCGTAACGAAAGGTGACGAAGGTTGGCAGATCGAAGGGTTACTCAATACCCGGAAGTTAACCCTAGAACGTCAATTCTTCTTAGACGACTTTGACTCACTGAGCGCAGAGGCTCAACGTCAAGTTACCGACCTCGTTGCAGGTCTCAAGCAGCGTCATTAA
- a CDS encoding SDR family NAD(P)-dependent oxidoreductase, whose product MTRITTPFGRHSTASEVAQGIDLSGKQAIVTGAASGIGVETARALAHAGAEVTLAVRNVDAGAKTAADITATTGNQNIHVAELDLTDRGAIAKFIAAWNEPLHILVNNAGVMALPEQHTPEGWEMQFATNHLGHFTLTLGLECH is encoded by the coding sequence ATGACACGAATTACCACACCATTTGGACGGCACTCTACCGCCTCTGAGGTAGCACAGGGAATCGATCTCTCTGGCAAACAGGCGATCGTCACGGGAGCAGCATCGGGTATCGGTGTAGAAACGGCGCGGGCGTTGGCTCACGCTGGAGCCGAAGTTACGTTGGCTGTGCGTAACGTCGATGCTGGGGCAAAGACGGCGGCTGACATCACTGCTACCACTGGGAATCAAAATATTCACGTTGCCGAACTTGACCTGACCGACCGAGGAGCGATCGCTAAATTCATTGCCGCGTGGAATGAACCACTACATATCCTCGTCAACAACGCAGGGGTAATGGCATTGCCTGAACAGCATACACCCGAAGGCTGGGAGATGCAGTTTGCCACCAACCACCTCGGACACTTCACTCTAACACTCGGACTCGAATGTCACTAA
- a CDS encoding GMC family oxidoreductase N-terminal domain-containing protein has translation MQYDYIVIGAGSAGCVVANRLTENGDTTVLLLEAGNPDTKPEIHIPSECLSLLGSEVDWAYFSEPEPYLNNRKIFCPRGKVLGGSSSINIMIYLRGNSHDYDHWQSLGNPGWSYLDVLPYFKKSEHFSRGASEFHGVDGELSVTDLIAPAVVSQRFVDAAVELGYDHNPDPNGMQQSGAGLYQLTIKDGKRHSAAAAFLLPIFQRPNLTVTTGALVTRLLFEGTRTIGVEYLHEDMLHQVRVNSEVILSAGAFDSPKLLMLSGIGDAEHLQAMGIPVVADLPGVGQNLQDHPVVSVAHEATQDLHTASSSSVAEAGLFLHTPGNLDAAPDLQFLFGPVVLAPPGYAHSGLGFTSFVCLTHPQNIGSVSLRSPDPKDTPMIQMNFLQSETDVQKFVVGIKLLRNLFGASALDEFRGKEIAPGADKQSDAALEAYIRDTCSTVWHPVGTCKMGIDPMAVVDPELRVHGVEGLRVVDASIMPTITTGNTNAPTIMIGEKAADLIKTSCTRQTLLVKHKVQNSANSTYLEVSDRS, from the coding sequence ATGCAATATGACTACATTGTAATTGGTGCAGGGTCAGCAGGCTGCGTGGTTGCTAACCGTCTGACAGAAAACGGTGACACAACCGTGTTATTACTCGAAGCTGGCAACCCAGATACTAAACCGGAGATTCACATCCCGTCGGAATGCCTCAGCTTACTAGGCTCTGAAGTTGACTGGGCATACTTCTCAGAGCCAGAACCCTACCTGAATAACCGCAAAATCTTTTGTCCCCGTGGCAAAGTCCTGGGCGGCAGCAGTTCGATTAATATCATGATTTATCTGCGAGGCAATTCTCACGATTATGACCACTGGCAGTCATTGGGCAATCCCGGTTGGTCGTACCTTGATGTCTTGCCCTACTTCAAGAAATCAGAACACTTCTCACGAGGCGCGTCTGAATTTCACGGGGTCGATGGAGAGTTGAGCGTCACCGATCTAATTGCACCTGCTGTGGTATCCCAACGTTTTGTAGACGCAGCAGTGGAACTAGGATATGACCACAATCCCGATCCCAATGGAATGCAGCAGTCAGGAGCAGGACTCTATCAGTTGACGATCAAGGATGGTAAGCGCCACAGCGCCGCCGCTGCCTTCCTGCTACCCATTTTCCAGCGTCCCAATTTGACTGTAACCACAGGAGCGTTGGTAACTCGCTTGTTGTTTGAGGGTACTCGCACTATTGGGGTAGAATACCTGCACGAGGACATGCTGCACCAGGTTAGGGTAAACTCCGAAGTGATTTTAAGCGCTGGCGCGTTCGATTCGCCCAAGCTACTGATGCTTTCCGGTATTGGTGATGCAGAACACCTGCAAGCGATGGGAATTCCGGTAGTGGCTGATTTGCCGGGTGTCGGTCAAAACCTCCAAGACCACCCTGTTGTGTCCGTGGCACACGAGGCAACTCAGGATTTACACACGGCAAGCAGCAGTAGTGTCGCTGAAGCTGGCTTGTTTTTGCATACTCCGGGTAATCTGGATGCCGCGCCAGATTTACAGTTTCTCTTCGGCCCGGTTGTGTTGGCACCGCCTGGTTATGCCCACTCTGGTTTAGGATTTACAAGTTTCGTCTGTTTAACTCATCCTCAAAACATTGGTAGTGTCAGTTTGCGTTCCCCCGACCCCAAAGACACACCGATGATTCAAATGAACTTTCTCCAAAGTGAAACTGATGTGCAAAAGTTCGTTGTCGGGATTAAATTACTCCGTAACTTGTTCGGTGCAAGTGCTTTGGATGAGTTTCGCGGTAAGGAAATCGCTCCGGGTGCTGACAAGCAGAGTGATGCAGCACTCGAAGCTTACATTCGGGACACTTGCAGCACTGTGTGGCATCCGGTTGGCACTTGCAAAATGGGCATTGACCCAATGGCAGTGGTCGATCCTGAGTTGCGGGTACATGGGGTTGAGGGATTGCGAGTTGTTGATGCTTCCATCATGCCAACAATCACCACGGGAAATACGAACGCACCGACCATCATGATTGGTGAAAAAGCAGCTGATTTAATTAAAACAAGTTGCACTCGACAAACTCTTCTCGTTAAGCACAAAGTACAAAATTCAGCCAACTCAACTTATCTAGAAGTCAGCGATCGCTCCTAA
- a CDS encoding nuclear transport factor 2 family protein: MIDIQKSWTQAFADQSESSFADAFADNVVLEASVLVRPIEGRDCVKSIMATASKVYEALTFTHQVESDQQTYLEWDAKAFGGQTLSGVTILTKNPDGLIVHIAIHHRPLSAVLRFSIELRDRLKSKIKLDYFYAGK, from the coding sequence ATGATCGATATTCAGAAGAGTTGGACTCAAGCCTTTGCTGATCAGTCAGAAAGCTCATTCGCAGACGCTTTTGCTGATAACGTCGTACTTGAAGCCAGCGTGCTAGTTCGTCCAATCGAGGGGCGAGATTGTGTGAAAAGTATCATGGCTACTGCCAGCAAAGTTTACGAGGCGCTCACCTTCACTCACCAAGTTGAGAGCGATCAGCAAACATATCTGGAGTGGGACGCGAAAGCTTTCGGCGGACAGACTCTTTCTGGCGTAACAATCCTCACCAAGAACCCGGACGGTCTGATTGTCCATATTGCAATTCATCATCGCCCCCTCAGTGCCGTACTCCGTTTCTCTATCGAGCTACGTGACCGTCTGAAGAGCAAGATCAAGCTGGACTATTTCTACGCAGGAAAGTAG